The following are encoded together in the Corynebacterium jeikeium genome:
- the msrA gene encoding peptide-methionine (S)-S-oxide reductase MsrA yields the protein MTNFFDRIMALNSKGPYRAERVGPEDALKGGRTPVLENPQPNVVLGTPLTGLEDSYWAEADGLEQPAQIVLGLGCFWGVERMFWGVDGVWGTSVGYAGGYTPNPTYREVCTGRTGHAEVVRVIFDAAAVSLEQLLQIAFENHDPTQGDRQGNDVGTQYRSCVYTQDAEQLGRVRQAIAGWQQRFSDAGFGEITTEVAELADIGDGQYYLAEDEHQQYLHKNPGGYCNHGSNGVSCPVGVLGD from the coding sequence ATGACGAACTTCTTCGACCGCATTATGGCACTCAACAGCAAAGGACCGTACCGGGCCGAAAGAGTCGGGCCGGAGGATGCACTGAAGGGCGGACGGACGCCCGTACTGGAGAATCCGCAGCCGAACGTAGTTCTGGGAACGCCACTGACCGGCCTGGAGGATAGCTATTGGGCCGAGGCCGATGGGCTAGAGCAACCCGCGCAAATCGTTCTGGGGCTGGGCTGCTTCTGGGGTGTGGAGCGCATGTTCTGGGGCGTGGACGGAGTGTGGGGAACCTCCGTAGGCTACGCCGGTGGCTACACCCCAAACCCCACCTACCGCGAGGTCTGCACCGGGCGGACCGGTCATGCGGAGGTGGTGCGGGTTATCTTTGACGCCGCCGCGGTGAGCCTGGAACAACTGCTGCAGATCGCCTTTGAGAACCACGATCCTACGCAGGGGGACCGGCAGGGCAACGACGTGGGCACGCAATACCGTTCGTGTGTGTACACGCAGGATGCTGAACAGTTGGGACGCGTGCGGCAGGCCATCGCAGGCTGGCAGCAGCGCTTTAGTGACGCGGGCTTCGGGGAGATCACCACGGAAGTGGCCGAGCTGGCGGACATTGGCGACGGTCAGTACTACCTGGCCGAGGACGAGCACCAGCAGTATCTACACAAGAACCCCGGCGGGTATTGCAACCACGGTTCAAATGGCGTGAGTTGCCCCGTCGGGGTGCTGGGGGACTAG
- a CDS encoding alkaline phosphatase D family protein — MTKKPQDNSTPAQSGQFTRRQVLQTSAAGAAAVGIGAVAANSTASAAPLGSAKPANPPINKKMGKQAFQHGVASGDPYPDSVLLWTRVTSNENDYPGDGRGQATTVKWEVASDEKFTQIVTSGTAKAEPSSDMTVKVEARGLKPYTGYFYRFITVDGPRKDQTSPVGKTRTAPAKGADVSELRFALFSCSNWEAGFFSAYRDMAKRGDIDYALHVGDYIYEYPRGEYTGKTGSVRLHEPANEIVSLADYRQRYALHHTDPDLQAAHAACPWIVTWDDHEVANDNWSHGAENHQADKEGDFIARRNAAMQAYLEWLPIRATPVSKQGHIYRNLSFGNLVELNMLDLRTYRNEKPGFTSARKTDDESRTMLGSEQFGWLTKKLSTSTARWNLIGNSVMFSPVLIPPLDPEATKAVTQLLGLPEEGMPYNFDQWDGYAAERRRVIKYLVDNKIRNTVWLTGDIHSSWANDIPAKPGTYPNGGTAGVEIVCTSVTSSNIDDILKLPEDNALSHTVEYAFTNMNRHVKYLDFDSHGYTVVRVTKDAVDANWIFLGPDGKLQPNQPLHFGKAATAKWGEGIHTSTVRIDPAKHSAR; from the coding sequence ATGACGAAGAAGCCTCAGGATAATTCCACCCCGGCCCAGTCCGGCCAGTTCACCCGCCGCCAGGTTCTACAGACCAGCGCCGCTGGTGCAGCTGCCGTCGGCATCGGCGCCGTTGCCGCCAACTCCACTGCCTCTGCCGCGCCGCTGGGGTCCGCCAAGCCCGCGAACCCGCCCATCAACAAGAAGATGGGCAAGCAGGCCTTCCAGCACGGCGTTGCTTCCGGCGACCCATACCCGGATAGCGTCCTGCTGTGGACTCGCGTGACCTCTAACGAAAACGACTACCCGGGCGATGGCCGAGGCCAGGCCACCACTGTGAAGTGGGAGGTCGCCAGCGACGAAAAGTTCACCCAGATCGTCACTTCCGGCACCGCCAAGGCAGAGCCATCCAGCGACATGACCGTGAAGGTAGAAGCCCGTGGCCTAAAGCCCTACACCGGCTACTTCTACCGCTTCATCACTGTCGACGGCCCTCGCAAGGACCAGACTTCCCCGGTAGGCAAGACCCGTACCGCACCAGCCAAGGGCGCCGATGTTTCCGAACTGCGATTCGCGCTGTTTAGCTGCTCTAACTGGGAAGCCGGCTTCTTCAGCGCCTACCGCGATATGGCCAAGCGCGGCGACATCGACTACGCGCTGCACGTCGGCGACTACATCTACGAGTACCCGCGCGGTGAGTACACCGGTAAGACCGGCTCTGTCCGCCTGCACGAGCCGGCCAACGAGATCGTCTCCCTGGCCGACTACCGCCAGCGCTACGCCCTGCACCACACCGACCCGGACCTGCAGGCCGCGCATGCTGCCTGCCCGTGGATCGTTACCTGGGATGACCATGAGGTCGCCAACGATAACTGGTCGCACGGCGCGGAGAACCACCAGGCAGACAAGGAGGGCGACTTCATCGCCCGCCGCAACGCCGCCATGCAGGCATACCTGGAGTGGCTGCCAATCCGCGCCACCCCGGTTTCCAAGCAGGGCCACATCTACCGCAACCTGTCCTTCGGTAACCTGGTCGAGCTGAACATGCTGGATCTGCGCACCTACCGCAACGAAAAGCCCGGCTTCACTTCCGCCCGCAAGACCGACGATGAGTCCCGCACCATGCTGGGCTCTGAGCAGTTCGGTTGGCTGACCAAGAAGCTGTCCACCTCCACGGCCCGATGGAACCTCATCGGCAACTCTGTGATGTTCAGCCCGGTCCTGATTCCGCCGCTGGACCCGGAGGCCACCAAGGCCGTCACCCAGCTTCTGGGACTGCCGGAAGAAGGCATGCCCTACAACTTCGACCAGTGGGATGGCTACGCCGCCGAGCGTCGCCGTGTAATCAAGTATTTGGTGGACAACAAGATCCGCAACACTGTCTGGCTCACCGGCGACATCCACTCCTCCTGGGCCAATGACATTCCGGCCAAGCCGGGAACCTACCCGAACGGCGGCACTGCCGGCGTGGAGATCGTCTGCACCTCCGTTACCTCCTCCAACATCGACGACATTCTGAAGCTGCCGGAGGATAACGCGTTGTCTCACACCGTGGAGTACGCCTTCACCAACATGAACCGCCACGTGAAGTACCTAGATTTCGACTCCCACGGCTACACCGTCGTGCGTGTCACGAAGGATGCCGTGGACGCCAACTGGATCTTCCTCGGCCCAGACGGCAAGCTACAGCCAAACCAGCCACTGCACTTCGGCAAGGCCGCCACCGCGAAGTGGGGCGAGGGAATCCACACCTCCACCGTGCGCATCGACCCTGCTAAGCACTCCGCTCGCTAA
- a CDS encoding TM0106 family RecB-like putative nuclease, with product MGDKVFPTRVDIDPSEPDTAVEQTLEALASGARLITRPVLAEGPFRVELDLLVRADLGKGVDEFMQYTPVAISSHSVARRARATQLADCRVADIGALGLAVPAPIDFRHRAAAGDAQKVAIAHVVLRKWGFAASAVALIGRAGPGRPRCFFFDAPSVLPGLQAALEEPIPTEPRRIKECQTCEFHNHCRAQLLQSQEISLLLPGDKARKWREKGIETLPQLAASGNGEQSELAQAWMDGQVALRRPKKNWLEQPELWGGSARNAAGALRDWVEIDVDMEAHPNRGTFLWGTFDGSRYIGFGDFSRDGDEGQHVAEFWHWLQLQKDRALEKGKNFQVWVYAAQGENYWLRHAAERYGGHRYEVAGTNVKVTMPTLEEVNAFIASEHWCDCFGLVKKALAPTDSLGLKTVAPLAGFEFSQAGINGKAAVELFEQAIGGSRTTAQAARRKLERYNADDCVATSAVRAWLRRGAPGLRELRRQ from the coding sequence ATGGGCGACAAAGTGTTCCCCACCAGGGTGGATATCGACCCTAGCGAGCCCGACACAGCCGTTGAGCAGACCTTGGAGGCACTGGCTTCGGGCGCTCGCCTGATCACCCGTCCCGTGTTGGCCGAAGGTCCTTTCCGGGTGGAGCTGGACCTGCTGGTTCGCGCGGACCTTGGCAAGGGGGTCGACGAGTTTATGCAGTACACCCCTGTCGCCATCTCCTCGCACTCCGTGGCACGTCGCGCGCGGGCTACGCAGCTGGCGGACTGTCGAGTGGCGGACATAGGTGCGCTGGGCTTGGCCGTGCCGGCGCCTATCGACTTCCGCCACCGCGCTGCCGCCGGAGACGCCCAAAAAGTGGCCATTGCCCACGTTGTGCTGCGGAAGTGGGGCTTTGCCGCCAGCGCCGTCGCGCTGATCGGGCGCGCCGGGCCGGGTAGGCCTCGTTGCTTCTTTTTTGACGCCCCCTCTGTCCTCCCCGGCCTGCAGGCCGCGTTGGAGGAACCGATCCCGACCGAGCCACGCAGAATCAAGGAATGCCAGACCTGCGAGTTTCATAATCACTGCCGGGCCCAATTGCTGCAAAGCCAGGAGATCAGCCTGCTGCTGCCGGGGGACAAGGCCCGCAAGTGGCGGGAAAAAGGGATAGAAACTCTGCCGCAGCTGGCGGCCTCCGGTAACGGGGAACAGTCAGAGCTGGCACAGGCCTGGATGGACGGGCAAGTGGCCCTTCGCCGCCCGAAGAAAAACTGGCTGGAGCAGCCGGAGCTTTGGGGCGGTAGCGCGCGGAACGCCGCCGGGGCCTTGCGCGACTGGGTGGAGATCGACGTGGACATGGAGGCCCACCCCAACCGTGGCACTTTCCTTTGGGGTACTTTCGACGGCTCGCGCTACATCGGGTTTGGGGATTTCAGCCGGGACGGCGATGAAGGCCAACACGTCGCCGAGTTCTGGCACTGGCTGCAATTGCAGAAGGATCGCGCTCTGGAGAAAGGAAAGAACTTCCAGGTGTGGGTGTATGCCGCGCAGGGGGAAAACTACTGGCTGCGCCATGCCGCCGAGCGTTACGGCGGGCACCGTTACGAGGTCGCGGGCACCAACGTGAAGGTGACCATGCCCACGTTGGAGGAGGTGAATGCCTTCATCGCCTCCGAGCACTGGTGCGATTGCTTCGGCCTGGTGAAGAAGGCGCTGGCGCCCACGGACTCGCTGGGGCTAAAGACGGTGGCGCCGCTGGCGGGATTCGAGTTCAGCCAGGCGGGCATCAACGGCAAGGCAGCGGTGGAACTATTTGAGCAGGCCATCGGCGGATCCCGCACCACGGCGCAGGCGGCCAGGCGTAAGCTGGAGCGCTACAACGCCGACGACTGCGTGGCGACCTCGGCGGTTCGCGCCTGGCTGCGCCGGGGCGCGCCGGGCCTGCGGGAACTGCGGCGTCAATAA
- a CDS encoding LppP/LprE family lipoprotein, translating to MKAHVRTIRSNHSPDPQSTRGTRRSRQLGAVVALTGLLLGTAACGDDSNDDNEGAPSASATSSAQAADGENADKDKAPEGGSDPAAEANTENAAAPNPAEGENAEGGDAGTGADGGNKDCSEQPNSPEITNNISKLPPNQFGWKPTGQSNYNPCNDLSYALITQAQQGNSQFATQLMLFHKGKYIGVGSDTIQQTEILSDTDSSVTVRMRDWEALQESGDANANAGKYYSDVTFRWDGGKVVPEGRIPNQNLSK from the coding sequence TCCCCCGACCCCCAGAGCACGCGCGGCACACGCCGCAGCCGCCAGCTTGGCGCCGTGGTCGCCCTGACCGGCCTCCTGCTGGGCACCGCCGCCTGCGGTGATGACAGCAATGACGACAATGAGGGCGCTCCCTCTGCATCCGCAACCTCCAGCGCCCAAGCCGCGGACGGCGAAAACGCCGACAAGGACAAAGCGCCAGAGGGAGGCAGCGACCCAGCAGCGGAGGCAAACACCGAGAACGCTGCTGCGCCGAACCCCGCCGAAGGCGAGAATGCCGAAGGTGGCGATGCTGGTACTGGCGCTGACGGTGGCAACAAGGATTGCTCCGAACAGCCGAACTCCCCGGAGATCACGAACAACATCAGCAAGCTGCCGCCGAACCAGTTCGGCTGGAAGCCCACGGGCCAGTCGAACTACAACCCCTGCAACGACCTCAGTTACGCACTGATCACCCAGGCGCAGCAGGGCAATAGCCAGTTTGCGACCCAGCTGATGCTCTTCCACAAGGGCAAGTACATCGGCGTTGGCTCCGACACAATCCAGCAGACGGAGATCCTTTCCGACACGGATTCCTCCGTCACCGTGCGCATGCGCGACTGGGAGGCACTGCAAGAGTCCGGCGATGCCAATGCGAATGCTGGCAAGTACTACTCAGACGTCACCTTCCGCTGGGACGGCGGCAAGGTCGTTCCGGAGGGGCGCATTCCGAACCAGAACCTCTCCAAGTAG
- a CDS encoding DUF6474 family protein: MGLLSGMRKRRQEKKAIEKAAKVRAKAQVKADSKLEKRKEAYLRKTAKQVRKLDAKELKAQRKHNEKMAKASLEQIKAGRFNSKNVLKVAGAARVAAPFAIPLFYRGMTALQEASNSSAARRSGLATQATAQFPGDGGLQQARIKKIRRSLDDGVPTGFAKDISERMDDLDTAVENSRSMSEGQAKRVLRSVSNELDLVEAQIKAKRK, from the coding sequence ATGGGACTGCTCAGCGGTATGCGCAAGCGCCGTCAGGAAAAGAAGGCCATCGAGAAGGCAGCGAAGGTTCGCGCCAAGGCACAGGTAAAGGCCGACTCGAAGCTGGAGAAGCGCAAGGAGGCCTACCTGCGCAAGACGGCCAAGCAGGTACGCAAGTTGGATGCCAAGGAACTCAAGGCGCAGCGCAAGCACAACGAGAAGATGGCGAAGGCCTCGCTGGAGCAGATCAAGGCCGGTCGTTTCAACTCCAAGAACGTACTGAAGGTCGCTGGCGCCGCCCGCGTTGCCGCACCTTTTGCCATCCCGCTGTTCTACCGTGGCATGACTGCCCTGCAGGAGGCATCTAATAGCTCTGCGGCCCGCCGCAGCGGCCTGGCCACCCAGGCAACCGCGCAGTTCCCGGGCGATGGCGGCCTGCAGCAAGCGCGTATCAAGAAGATCCGTAGGTCTTTGGATGACGGCGTGCCTACCGGCTTCGCCAAGGACATCTCCGAGCGTATGGACGACCTAGACACGGCCGTTGAGAACTCCCGGTCCATGAGCGAAGGTCAGGCAAAGCGAGTGCTGCGCTCCGTATCCAATGAACTGGATCTGGTAGAGGCCCAGATTAAGGCCAAGCGCAAGTAG